Proteins co-encoded in one Callospermophilus lateralis isolate mCalLat2 chromosome 2, mCalLat2.hap1, whole genome shotgun sequence genomic window:
- the Dab2ip gene encoding disabled homolog 2-interacting protein isoform X10, which yields MPRLKESRSHESLLSPSSAVEALDLSMEEEVVIKPVHSSILGQDYCFEVTTSSGSKCFSCRSAAERDKWMENLRRAVHPNKDNSRRVEHILKLWVIEAKDLPAKKKYLCELCLDDVLYARTTGKLKTDNVFWGEHFEFHNLPPLRTVTVHLYRETDKKKKKERNSYLGLVSLPAASVAGRQFVEKWYPVVTPNPKGGKGPGPMIRIKARYQTITILPMEMYKEFAEHITNHYLGLCAALEPILSAKTKEEMASALVHILQSTGKVKDFLTDLMMSEVDRCGDNEHLIFRENTLATKAIEEYLKLVGQKYLQDALGEFIKALYESDENCEVDPSKCSAADLPEHQGNLKMCCELAFCKIINSYCVFPRELKEVFASWRQECSSRGRPDISERLISASLFLRFLCPAIMSPSLFNLLQEYPDDRTARTLTLIAKVTQNLANFAKFGSKEEYMSFMNQFLEHEWTNMQRFLLEISNPETISNTAGFEGYIDLGRELSSLHSLLWEAVSQLEQSIVSKLGPLPRILRDVHTALSTPGSGQFPGTNDLASTPGSGSSSISAGLQKMVIENDLSGLIDFTRLPSPTPENKDLFFVTRSSGVQPSPARSSSYSEANEPDLQMANGGKSLSMVDLQDSRTLDGEAGSPAGPDVLPTDGQAPTTQLVAGWPARAAPVSLAGLATVRRAGQTPTTPGTSEGAPGRPQLLAPLSFQNPVYQMAAGLPLSPRGLGDSGSEGHSSLSSHSNSEELAAAAKLGSFGTTAEELTRRPGELARRQMSLTEKGGQPTVPRQNSAGPQRRIDQPPPPPPPPPPAPRGRTPPTLLSTLQYPRPSSGTLASASPDWAGPGARLRQQSSSSKGDSPELKPRAVHKQGPSPVSPNALDRTAAWLLTMNAQLLEDEGLGPDPPHRDRLRSKEELSQAEKDLAVLQDKLRISTKKLEEYETLFKCQEETTQKLVLEYQARLEEGEERLRRQQEDKDIQMKGIISRLMSVEEELKKDHAEMQAAVDSKQKIIDAQEKRIASLDAANARLMSALTQLKERYSMQARNGISPTNPTKLQITENGEFRNSSNC from the exons ATGCCAAGGCTGAAGGAGTCTCGCTCCCACGAGTCCCTGCTCAGCCCCAGCAGTGCGGTGGAGGCGCTGGACCTCAGCATGGAGGAGGAGGTGGTCATCAAGCCTGTGCACAGCAGCATCCTGGGCCAGGACTACTGTTTTGAG GTGACAACATCGTCAGGAAGCAAGTGCTTTTCCTGCCGGTCAGCAGCCGAGCGGGATAAGTGGATGGAGAACTTGCGGCGAGCAGTGCACCCCAACAAG GATAATAGCCGGCGTGTGGAGCACATTTTGAAACTGTGGGTGATTGAAGCCAAGGACCTGCCAGCCAAGAAGAAGTACCTGTGTGAGCTGTGCTTGGATGATGTGCTCTACGCTCGTACTACGGGCAAGCTCAAGACGGACAATGTCTTCTGGGGAGAACACTTCGAGTTTCACAACCTGCCACCTCTGCGCACAGTCACCGTCCACCTCTACCGGGAGActgataagaagaagaagaaggagcgcAACAGCTACCTGGGCCTGGTGAGCCTTCCCGCTGCCTCTGTGGCGGGGCGGCAGTTCGTAGAGAAGTGGTACCCTGTGGTGACGCCCAACCCCAAGGGCGGCAAGGGCCCCGGACCCATGATCCGCATCAAGGCACGCTACCAGACCATCACCATCCTGCCCATGGAGATGTACAAGGAGTTTGCTGAGCACATCACCAATCACTACCTGGGGCTCTGTGCAGCCCTTGAACCCATCCTCAGTGCCAAGACCAAAGAGGAGATGGCGTCTGCCCTGGTGCACATCTTGCAGAGCACAGGCAAGGTGAAG GACTTTCTGACGGACCTGATGATGTCAGAGGTGGACCGCTGTGGAGACAATGAGCATCTCATCTTCCGTGAGAATACACTGGCCACCAAGGCCATTGAGGAGTACCTCAAACTGGTGGGCCAGAAGTACTTGCAGGATGCACTAG GTGAGTTCATCAAAGCTCTGTACGAGTCAGATGAGAACTGTGAAGTGGACCCAAGCAAGTGCTCAGCCGCTGACCTCCCTGAGCACCAGGGCAACCTCAAGATGTGCTGCGAACTGGCCTTCTGCAAGATCATCAACTCCTACTG TGTCTTTCCACGGGAGCTCAAAGAGGTGTTTGCCTCATGGCGGCAGGAGTGCAGTAGTCGTGGCCGGCCGGACATCAGCGAGCGTCTCATCAGCGCCTCCCTCTTTCTGCGTTTCCTCTGCCCAGCCATCATGTCACCCTCACTCTTCAACCTGCTGCAGGAATACCCTGATGACCGCACTGCCCGCACCCTCACCCTCATTGCCAAGGTTACCCAGAACCTGGCCAACTTCGCCAA ATTTGGCAGCAAGGAGGAGTATATGTCATTCATGAACCAGTTCCTAGAGCACGAGTGGACCAACATGCAGCGCTTCCTGCTGGAGATCTCCAACCCCGAGACCATCTCCAATACAGCTGGCTTCGAGGGCTACATTGACCTGGGCCGCGAGCTCTCCAGCCTGCACTCACTGCTCTGGGAGGCCGTCAGCCAGCTGGAGCAG AGCATTGTGTCCAAATTGGGACCCCTGCCTCGGATCCTGAGGGATGTCCACACTGCACTGAGCACCCCAGGCAGCGGGCAATTCCCTGGGACCAACGATCTGGCTTCCACACCGGGCTCTGGCAGCAGCAGCATCTCAGCTGGACTGCAGAAGATGGTGATCGAGAACGATCTGTCTGG TCTGATAGATTTCACCCGGTTACCGTCTCCAACCCCCGAAAACAAGGACTTGTTTTTTGTCACAAGGTCCTCCGGGGTCCAGCCCTCACCTGCCCGCAGCTCGAGCTACTCGGAAGCCAACGAGCCTGATCTCCAGATGGCCAACGGTGGCAAGAGCCTGTCCATGGTGGACCTCCAAGACTCCCGCACACTGGACGGGGAAGCAGGCTCTCCAGCGGGCCCTGATGTCCTTCCCACCGATGGGCAGGCACCCACAACTCAGCTGGTGGCTGGGTGGCCAGCCCGGGCAGCACCAGTGAGCCTGGCAGGGCTGGCCACTGTGCGGCGGGCAGGCCAGACACCAACCACACCGGGCACCTCTGAAGGAGCACCTGGCCGGCCCCAGCTGTTGGCACCACTCTCCTTCCAGAACCCTGTATACCAGATGGCCGCTGGCCTGCCGCTGTCACCCCGTGGCCTTGGTGACTCAGGCTCTGAAGGCCATAGTTCCCTGAGCTCCCACAGTAACAGTGAAGAGCTGGCGGCTGCCGCCAAGCTGGGAAGTTTCGGCACCACTGCAGAGGAGCTGACTCGGCGGCCTGGTGAGCTGGCACGGCGACAAATGTCACTGACTGAGAAGGGTGGGCAGCCCACGGTGCCACGGCAGAACAGCGCTGGTCCCCAGCGGAGGATTGACcagcctccacccccacccccaccgccACCTCCTGCTCCCCGGGGCAGGACGCCCCCCACCCTGCTGAGCACCCTGCAGTACCCACGGCCCTCGAGTGGAACCCTGGCATCAGCCTCACCAGATTGGGCTGGCCCTGGCGCCCGGCTGCGGCAGCAGTCCTCATCCTCCAAGGGGGACAGCCCAGAGCTGAAGCCACGGGCGGTGCACAAGCAG GGCCCTTCACCCGTGAGCCCCAATGCCCTGGACCGCACAGCCGCTTGGCTCTTGACCATGAATGCGCAGTTGTTAGAAGACGAGGGCCTGGGCCCAGACCCCCCCCACAGGGATAGGCTAAGGAGTAAGGAGGAGCTCAGCCAAGCAGAAAAG GACCTGGCAGTGCTGCAGGACAAGCTGCGGATCTCCACCAAGAAGTTGGAGGAGTATGAGACCCTGTTCAAGTGCCAGGAGGAGACGACGCAGAAGCTGGTGCTGGAGTACCAGGCGCggctggaggagggggaagagcgGCTGCGGCGGCAGCAAGAAGATAAGGACATCCAGATGAAAGGCATCATCAGCAG GTTGATGTCAGTGGAGGAGGAGTTGAAGAAGGACCATGCAGAGATGCAAGCAGCTGTAGACTCCAAACAGAAGATCATTGATGCACAG GAGAAGCGCATCGCCTCACTGGACGCTGCCAACGCCCGCCTCATGAGCGCGCTGACCCAGCTGAAAGAGAGGTACAGCATGCAAGCCCGTAACGGCATCTCCCCCACCAACCCCACCAAATTGCAGATTACTGAGAACGGCGAGTTCAGAAACAGCAGCAATTGTTAA
- the Dab2ip gene encoding disabled homolog 2-interacting protein isoform X6, translating to MEPDALLDQDGSYESPQERPGSRRSLPGSLSEKSPSMEPSAASPFRVTGFLSRRLKGSIKRTKSQPKLDRNHSFRHILPGFRSAAAAAAASAADNERSHLMPRLKESRSHESLLSPSSAVEALDLSMEEEVVIKPVHSSILGQDYCFEVTTSSGSKCFSCRSAAERDKWMENLRRAVHPNKDNSRRVEHILKLWVIEAKDLPAKKKYLCELCLDDVLYARTTGKLKTDNVFWGEHFEFHNLPPLRTVTVHLYRETDKKKKKERNSYLGLVSLPAASVAGRQFVEKWYPVVTPNPKGGKGPGPMIRIKARYQTITILPMEMYKEFAEHITNHYLGLCAALEPILSAKTKEEMASALVHILQSTGKVKDFLTDLMMSEVDRCGDNEHLIFRENTLATKAIEEYLKLVGQKYLQDALGEFIKALYESDENCEVDPSKCSAADLPEHQGNLKMCCELAFCKIINSYCVFPRELKEVFASWRQECSSRGRPDISERLISASLFLRFLCPAIMSPSLFNLLQEYPDDRTARTLTLIAKVTQNLANFAKFGSKEEYMSFMNQFLEHEWTNMQRFLLEISNPETISNTAGFEGYIDLGRELSSLHSLLWEAVSQLEQSIVSKLGPLPRILRDVHTALSTPGSGQFPGTNDLASTPGSGSSSISAGLQKMVIENDLSGLIDFTRLPSPTPENKDLFFVTRSSGVQPSPARSSSYSEANEPDLQMANGGKSLSMVDLQDSRTLDGEAGSPAGPDVLPTDGQAPTTQLVAGWPARAAPVSLAGLATVRRAGQTPTTPGTSEGAPGRPQLLAPLSFQNPVYQMAAGLPLSPRGLGDSGSEGHSSLSSHSNSEELAAAAKLGSFGTTAEELTRRPGELARRQMSLTEKGGQPTVPRQNSAGPQRRIDQPPPPPPPPPPAPRGRTPPTLLSTLQYPRPSSGTLASASPDWAGPGARLRQQSSSSKGDSPELKPRAVHKQGPSPVSPNALDRTAAWLLTMNAQLLEDEGLGPDPPHRDRLRSKEELSQAEKDLAVLQDKLRISTKKLEEYETLFKCQEETTQKLVLEYQARLEEGEERLRRQQEDKDIQMKGIISRLMSVEEELKKDHAEMQAAVDSKQKIIDAQEKRIASLDAANARLMSALTQLKERYSMQARNGISPTNPTKLQITENGEFRNSSNC from the exons GTCCCATCTGATGCCAAGGCTGAAGGAGTCTCGCTCCCACGAGTCCCTGCTCAGCCCCAGCAGTGCGGTGGAGGCGCTGGACCTCAGCATGGAGGAGGAGGTGGTCATCAAGCCTGTGCACAGCAGCATCCTGGGCCAGGACTACTGTTTTGAG GTGACAACATCGTCAGGAAGCAAGTGCTTTTCCTGCCGGTCAGCAGCCGAGCGGGATAAGTGGATGGAGAACTTGCGGCGAGCAGTGCACCCCAACAAG GATAATAGCCGGCGTGTGGAGCACATTTTGAAACTGTGGGTGATTGAAGCCAAGGACCTGCCAGCCAAGAAGAAGTACCTGTGTGAGCTGTGCTTGGATGATGTGCTCTACGCTCGTACTACGGGCAAGCTCAAGACGGACAATGTCTTCTGGGGAGAACACTTCGAGTTTCACAACCTGCCACCTCTGCGCACAGTCACCGTCCACCTCTACCGGGAGActgataagaagaagaagaaggagcgcAACAGCTACCTGGGCCTGGTGAGCCTTCCCGCTGCCTCTGTGGCGGGGCGGCAGTTCGTAGAGAAGTGGTACCCTGTGGTGACGCCCAACCCCAAGGGCGGCAAGGGCCCCGGACCCATGATCCGCATCAAGGCACGCTACCAGACCATCACCATCCTGCCCATGGAGATGTACAAGGAGTTTGCTGAGCACATCACCAATCACTACCTGGGGCTCTGTGCAGCCCTTGAACCCATCCTCAGTGCCAAGACCAAAGAGGAGATGGCGTCTGCCCTGGTGCACATCTTGCAGAGCACAGGCAAGGTGAAG GACTTTCTGACGGACCTGATGATGTCAGAGGTGGACCGCTGTGGAGACAATGAGCATCTCATCTTCCGTGAGAATACACTGGCCACCAAGGCCATTGAGGAGTACCTCAAACTGGTGGGCCAGAAGTACTTGCAGGATGCACTAG GTGAGTTCATCAAAGCTCTGTACGAGTCAGATGAGAACTGTGAAGTGGACCCAAGCAAGTGCTCAGCCGCTGACCTCCCTGAGCACCAGGGCAACCTCAAGATGTGCTGCGAACTGGCCTTCTGCAAGATCATCAACTCCTACTG TGTCTTTCCACGGGAGCTCAAAGAGGTGTTTGCCTCATGGCGGCAGGAGTGCAGTAGTCGTGGCCGGCCGGACATCAGCGAGCGTCTCATCAGCGCCTCCCTCTTTCTGCGTTTCCTCTGCCCAGCCATCATGTCACCCTCACTCTTCAACCTGCTGCAGGAATACCCTGATGACCGCACTGCCCGCACCCTCACCCTCATTGCCAAGGTTACCCAGAACCTGGCCAACTTCGCCAA ATTTGGCAGCAAGGAGGAGTATATGTCATTCATGAACCAGTTCCTAGAGCACGAGTGGACCAACATGCAGCGCTTCCTGCTGGAGATCTCCAACCCCGAGACCATCTCCAATACAGCTGGCTTCGAGGGCTACATTGACCTGGGCCGCGAGCTCTCCAGCCTGCACTCACTGCTCTGGGAGGCCGTCAGCCAGCTGGAGCAG AGCATTGTGTCCAAATTGGGACCCCTGCCTCGGATCCTGAGGGATGTCCACACTGCACTGAGCACCCCAGGCAGCGGGCAATTCCCTGGGACCAACGATCTGGCTTCCACACCGGGCTCTGGCAGCAGCAGCATCTCAGCTGGACTGCAGAAGATGGTGATCGAGAACGATCTGTCTGG TCTGATAGATTTCACCCGGTTACCGTCTCCAACCCCCGAAAACAAGGACTTGTTTTTTGTCACAAGGTCCTCCGGGGTCCAGCCCTCACCTGCCCGCAGCTCGAGCTACTCGGAAGCCAACGAGCCTGATCTCCAGATGGCCAACGGTGGCAAGAGCCTGTCCATGGTGGACCTCCAAGACTCCCGCACACTGGACGGGGAAGCAGGCTCTCCAGCGGGCCCTGATGTCCTTCCCACCGATGGGCAGGCACCCACAACTCAGCTGGTGGCTGGGTGGCCAGCCCGGGCAGCACCAGTGAGCCTGGCAGGGCTGGCCACTGTGCGGCGGGCAGGCCAGACACCAACCACACCGGGCACCTCTGAAGGAGCACCTGGCCGGCCCCAGCTGTTGGCACCACTCTCCTTCCAGAACCCTGTATACCAGATGGCCGCTGGCCTGCCGCTGTCACCCCGTGGCCTTGGTGACTCAGGCTCTGAAGGCCATAGTTCCCTGAGCTCCCACAGTAACAGTGAAGAGCTGGCGGCTGCCGCCAAGCTGGGAAGTTTCGGCACCACTGCAGAGGAGCTGACTCGGCGGCCTGGTGAGCTGGCACGGCGACAAATGTCACTGACTGAGAAGGGTGGGCAGCCCACGGTGCCACGGCAGAACAGCGCTGGTCCCCAGCGGAGGATTGACcagcctccacccccacccccaccgccACCTCCTGCTCCCCGGGGCAGGACGCCCCCCACCCTGCTGAGCACCCTGCAGTACCCACGGCCCTCGAGTGGAACCCTGGCATCAGCCTCACCAGATTGGGCTGGCCCTGGCGCCCGGCTGCGGCAGCAGTCCTCATCCTCCAAGGGGGACAGCCCAGAGCTGAAGCCACGGGCGGTGCACAAGCAG GGCCCTTCACCCGTGAGCCCCAATGCCCTGGACCGCACAGCCGCTTGGCTCTTGACCATGAATGCGCAGTTGTTAGAAGACGAGGGCCTGGGCCCAGACCCCCCCCACAGGGATAGGCTAAGGAGTAAGGAGGAGCTCAGCCAAGCAGAAAAG GACCTGGCAGTGCTGCAGGACAAGCTGCGGATCTCCACCAAGAAGTTGGAGGAGTATGAGACCCTGTTCAAGTGCCAGGAGGAGACGACGCAGAAGCTGGTGCTGGAGTACCAGGCGCggctggaggagggggaagagcgGCTGCGGCGGCAGCAAGAAGATAAGGACATCCAGATGAAAGGCATCATCAGCAG GTTGATGTCAGTGGAGGAGGAGTTGAAGAAGGACCATGCAGAGATGCAAGCAGCTGTAGACTCCAAACAGAAGATCATTGATGCACAG GAGAAGCGCATCGCCTCACTGGACGCTGCCAACGCCCGCCTCATGAGCGCGCTGACCCAGCTGAAAGAGAGGTACAGCATGCAAGCCCGTAACGGCATCTCCCCCACCAACCCCACCAAATTGCAGATTACTGAGAACGGCGAGTTCAGAAACAGCAGCAATTGTTAA
- the Dab2ip gene encoding disabled homolog 2-interacting protein isoform X9, with amino-acid sequence MGLCGPGLLSDNLGKILSWAGGTVLWRSSHPRKSDLAPRPRVLRPRSVEKSTLPPPRSHLMPRLKESRSHESLLSPSSAVEALDLSMEEEVVIKPVHSSILGQDYCFEVTTSSGSKCFSCRSAAERDKWMENLRRAVHPNKDNSRRVEHILKLWVIEAKDLPAKKKYLCELCLDDVLYARTTGKLKTDNVFWGEHFEFHNLPPLRTVTVHLYRETDKKKKKERNSYLGLVSLPAASVAGRQFVEKWYPVVTPNPKGGKGPGPMIRIKARYQTITILPMEMYKEFAEHITNHYLGLCAALEPILSAKTKEEMASALVHILQSTGKVKDFLTDLMMSEVDRCGDNEHLIFRENTLATKAIEEYLKLVGQKYLQDALGEFIKALYESDENCEVDPSKCSAADLPEHQGNLKMCCELAFCKIINSYCVFPRELKEVFASWRQECSSRGRPDISERLISASLFLRFLCPAIMSPSLFNLLQEYPDDRTARTLTLIAKVTQNLANFAKFGSKEEYMSFMNQFLEHEWTNMQRFLLEISNPETISNTAGFEGYIDLGRELSSLHSLLWEAVSQLEQSIVSKLGPLPRILRDVHTALSTPGSGQFPGTNDLASTPGSGSSSISAGLQKMVIENDLSGLIDFTRLPSPTPENKDLFFVTRSSGVQPSPARSSSYSEANEPDLQMANGGKSLSMVDLQDSRTLDGEAGSPAGPDVLPTDGQAPTTQLVAGWPARAAPVSLAGLATVRRAGQTPTTPGTSEGAPGRPQLLAPLSFQNPVYQMAAGLPLSPRGLGDSGSEGHSSLSSHSNSEELAAAAKLGSFGTTAEELTRRPGELARRQMSLTEKGGQPTVPRQNSAGPQRRIDQPPPPPPPPPPAPRGRTPPTLLSTLQYPRPSSGTLASASPDWAGPGARLRQQSSSSKGDSPELKPRAVHKQGPSPVSPNALDRTAAWLLTMNAQLLEDEGLGPDPPHRDRLRSKEELSQAEKDLAVLQDKLRISTKKLEEYETLFKCQEETTQKLVLEYQARLEEGEERLRRQQEDKDIQMKGIISRLMSVEEELKKDHAEMQAAVDSKQKIIDAQEKRIASLDAANARLMSALTQLKERYSMQARNGISPTNPTKLQITENGEFRNSSNC; translated from the exons GTCCCATCTGATGCCAAGGCTGAAGGAGTCTCGCTCCCACGAGTCCCTGCTCAGCCCCAGCAGTGCGGTGGAGGCGCTGGACCTCAGCATGGAGGAGGAGGTGGTCATCAAGCCTGTGCACAGCAGCATCCTGGGCCAGGACTACTGTTTTGAG GTGACAACATCGTCAGGAAGCAAGTGCTTTTCCTGCCGGTCAGCAGCCGAGCGGGATAAGTGGATGGAGAACTTGCGGCGAGCAGTGCACCCCAACAAG GATAATAGCCGGCGTGTGGAGCACATTTTGAAACTGTGGGTGATTGAAGCCAAGGACCTGCCAGCCAAGAAGAAGTACCTGTGTGAGCTGTGCTTGGATGATGTGCTCTACGCTCGTACTACGGGCAAGCTCAAGACGGACAATGTCTTCTGGGGAGAACACTTCGAGTTTCACAACCTGCCACCTCTGCGCACAGTCACCGTCCACCTCTACCGGGAGActgataagaagaagaagaaggagcgcAACAGCTACCTGGGCCTGGTGAGCCTTCCCGCTGCCTCTGTGGCGGGGCGGCAGTTCGTAGAGAAGTGGTACCCTGTGGTGACGCCCAACCCCAAGGGCGGCAAGGGCCCCGGACCCATGATCCGCATCAAGGCACGCTACCAGACCATCACCATCCTGCCCATGGAGATGTACAAGGAGTTTGCTGAGCACATCACCAATCACTACCTGGGGCTCTGTGCAGCCCTTGAACCCATCCTCAGTGCCAAGACCAAAGAGGAGATGGCGTCTGCCCTGGTGCACATCTTGCAGAGCACAGGCAAGGTGAAG GACTTTCTGACGGACCTGATGATGTCAGAGGTGGACCGCTGTGGAGACAATGAGCATCTCATCTTCCGTGAGAATACACTGGCCACCAAGGCCATTGAGGAGTACCTCAAACTGGTGGGCCAGAAGTACTTGCAGGATGCACTAG GTGAGTTCATCAAAGCTCTGTACGAGTCAGATGAGAACTGTGAAGTGGACCCAAGCAAGTGCTCAGCCGCTGACCTCCCTGAGCACCAGGGCAACCTCAAGATGTGCTGCGAACTGGCCTTCTGCAAGATCATCAACTCCTACTG TGTCTTTCCACGGGAGCTCAAAGAGGTGTTTGCCTCATGGCGGCAGGAGTGCAGTAGTCGTGGCCGGCCGGACATCAGCGAGCGTCTCATCAGCGCCTCCCTCTTTCTGCGTTTCCTCTGCCCAGCCATCATGTCACCCTCACTCTTCAACCTGCTGCAGGAATACCCTGATGACCGCACTGCCCGCACCCTCACCCTCATTGCCAAGGTTACCCAGAACCTGGCCAACTTCGCCAA ATTTGGCAGCAAGGAGGAGTATATGTCATTCATGAACCAGTTCCTAGAGCACGAGTGGACCAACATGCAGCGCTTCCTGCTGGAGATCTCCAACCCCGAGACCATCTCCAATACAGCTGGCTTCGAGGGCTACATTGACCTGGGCCGCGAGCTCTCCAGCCTGCACTCACTGCTCTGGGAGGCCGTCAGCCAGCTGGAGCAG AGCATTGTGTCCAAATTGGGACCCCTGCCTCGGATCCTGAGGGATGTCCACACTGCACTGAGCACCCCAGGCAGCGGGCAATTCCCTGGGACCAACGATCTGGCTTCCACACCGGGCTCTGGCAGCAGCAGCATCTCAGCTGGACTGCAGAAGATGGTGATCGAGAACGATCTGTCTGG TCTGATAGATTTCACCCGGTTACCGTCTCCAACCCCCGAAAACAAGGACTTGTTTTTTGTCACAAGGTCCTCCGGGGTCCAGCCCTCACCTGCCCGCAGCTCGAGCTACTCGGAAGCCAACGAGCCTGATCTCCAGATGGCCAACGGTGGCAAGAGCCTGTCCATGGTGGACCTCCAAGACTCCCGCACACTGGACGGGGAAGCAGGCTCTCCAGCGGGCCCTGATGTCCTTCCCACCGATGGGCAGGCACCCACAACTCAGCTGGTGGCTGGGTGGCCAGCCCGGGCAGCACCAGTGAGCCTGGCAGGGCTGGCCACTGTGCGGCGGGCAGGCCAGACACCAACCACACCGGGCACCTCTGAAGGAGCACCTGGCCGGCCCCAGCTGTTGGCACCACTCTCCTTCCAGAACCCTGTATACCAGATGGCCGCTGGCCTGCCGCTGTCACCCCGTGGCCTTGGTGACTCAGGCTCTGAAGGCCATAGTTCCCTGAGCTCCCACAGTAACAGTGAAGAGCTGGCGGCTGCCGCCAAGCTGGGAAGTTTCGGCACCACTGCAGAGGAGCTGACTCGGCGGCCTGGTGAGCTGGCACGGCGACAAATGTCACTGACTGAGAAGGGTGGGCAGCCCACGGTGCCACGGCAGAACAGCGCTGGTCCCCAGCGGAGGATTGACcagcctccacccccacccccaccgccACCTCCTGCTCCCCGGGGCAGGACGCCCCCCACCCTGCTGAGCACCCTGCAGTACCCACGGCCCTCGAGTGGAACCCTGGCATCAGCCTCACCAGATTGGGCTGGCCCTGGCGCCCGGCTGCGGCAGCAGTCCTCATCCTCCAAGGGGGACAGCCCAGAGCTGAAGCCACGGGCGGTGCACAAGCAG GGCCCTTCACCCGTGAGCCCCAATGCCCTGGACCGCACAGCCGCTTGGCTCTTGACCATGAATGCGCAGTTGTTAGAAGACGAGGGCCTGGGCCCAGACCCCCCCCACAGGGATAGGCTAAGGAGTAAGGAGGAGCTCAGCCAAGCAGAAAAG GACCTGGCAGTGCTGCAGGACAAGCTGCGGATCTCCACCAAGAAGTTGGAGGAGTATGAGACCCTGTTCAAGTGCCAGGAGGAGACGACGCAGAAGCTGGTGCTGGAGTACCAGGCGCggctggaggagggggaagagcgGCTGCGGCGGCAGCAAGAAGATAAGGACATCCAGATGAAAGGCATCATCAGCAG GTTGATGTCAGTGGAGGAGGAGTTGAAGAAGGACCATGCAGAGATGCAAGCAGCTGTAGACTCCAAACAGAAGATCATTGATGCACAG GAGAAGCGCATCGCCTCACTGGACGCTGCCAACGCCCGCCTCATGAGCGCGCTGACCCAGCTGAAAGAGAGGTACAGCATGCAAGCCCGTAACGGCATCTCCCCCACCAACCCCACCAAATTGCAGATTACTGAGAACGGCGAGTTCAGAAACAGCAGCAATTGTTAA